The Arachis hypogaea cultivar Tifrunner chromosome 16, arahy.Tifrunner.gnm2.J5K5, whole genome shotgun sequence genome contains a region encoding:
- the LOC112754301 gene encoding ABC transporter B family member 13: MEELELASSGSRLEKGQTTSSFKMDQQKDSKSNQMESVSFFGLFAAADSVDYVLMFLGSVGACVHGAALPLFFVLFGRMIDSLGHLNRDPHKLSSRVSEHALYLVYLGLLVMVSAWMGVAFWMQTGERQTARLRLNYLRSVLKKDINFFDNEARDANIIFHISSDAILVQDAIGDKTGHAIRYLSQFIVGFGIGFTSVWQLTLLTLAVVPLIAVAGGAYTIIMSTLSEKGEAAYAEAGKVAEEAISQVRTVYSFVGEEKAVGTYSKSLDKALKMGKKSGFAKGIGVGFTYGLLFCAWALLLWYSSILVRHHKTNGGKAFTTIINVIFSGFALGQAAPSLGSIAKGRAAAANIMNMIASASDVAKRLDDGTVLQQVEGKIEFSEVCFAYPSRSNMVFENLSFLVSAGKTIAVVGPSGSGKSTIISMIQRFYDPTSGKILLDGYDLKNLQLKWLREQMGLVSQEPALFATTIAGNILFGKEGADMDQIIQAAKAANAHSFIEGLPDGYNTQVGEGGTQLSGGQKQRIAIARAVLRNPKILLLDEATSALDAESELIVQQALEKIMSNRTTIIVAHRLSTIRDVDTIIVLKNGQVAESGTHSELMLKNGDYVSLVSIQESQNFTHSSSISRSGSSRNSSFREPFDSRNYQDVNTERELQSSDQGMPLNAASVPSILDLLRLNAPEWPYAALGSIGAILAGMEAPLFALGITHILTVFYSGSKIKQEVDRIAIAFVGLAVITIPIYLLQHYFYTLMGERLTARVRLLMFSAILTNEIAWFDMDENNTGSITAMLAADATLVRSALADRISTIVQNVALTATAFAIAFTLSWKLTCVVVACLPLLIGASITEQLFLKGFGGDYSHAYSRAISLAREAIANILTVAAFGAEDRISIQFSCELNKPNKQALLRGHISGIGYGVTQLFAFCSYALGLWYASLLIKQKDSNFGDVMKSFMILIITALAIAETLALTPDIVKGSQALGSVFSILQRKTAISPDNPNSKMVTDIKGDIEFRNVCFNYPMRPDIPIFQNLNLKVSAGKSLAVVGQSGSGKSTVISLVMRFYDPISGSVLIDESDIRSLNLRSLRLRIGLVQQEPALFSTTLYENIKYGTEEASEIEVMKAARAANAHEFISRMPDGYRTQVGERGVQLSGGQKQRVAIARAILKNPSILLLDEATSALDTVSERLVQEALDKLMEGRTTILVAHRLSTVRDANNIAVLQNGRVAEMGSHQRLISKPGSIYKQLVSLQQEKHGQGH, encoded by the exons ATGGAAGAACTGGAGCTTGCTTCTTCAGGTTCTCGTTTGGAAAAAGGACAAACAACATCATCTTTTAAGATGGATcaacaaaaagattcaaaatcaaaccaaatgGAGAGTGTTTCCTTCTTTGGCTTGTTTGCTGCAGCTGATTCAGTTGACTATGTGTTAATGTTCCTAGGAAGTGTTGGTGCTTGTGTTCATGGTGCTGCTCTGCCtctcttctttgttttgtttGGTCGCATGATTGATTCTTTGGGACATCTTAATAGGGATCCTCACAAATTGTCATCACGGGTTTCTGAG CATGCTTTGTACTTGGTATATCTTGGACTTCTTGTTATGGTATCAGCTTGGATGG GTGTTGCATTCTGGATGCAAACCGGTGAGAGGCAAACGGCTCGGTTGCGCTTAAATTACTTGAGGTCAGTGCTAAAGAAGGACATTAATTTCTTTGACAATGAAGCCAGAGATGCTAATATCATTTTCCACATCTCAAGTGATGCAATTTTGGTACAAGATGCAATAGGCGACAAG ACAGGCCATGCCATACGTTACCTATCTCAATTCATTGTTGGATTTGGCATTGGATTCACATCAGTGTGGCAGCTCACACTACTCACCTTGGCTGTTGTTCCATTGATAGCTGTAGCAGGAGGAGCTTATACAATTATTATGTCTACTCTCTCAGAAAAGGGTGAAGCAGCATATGCTGAAGCTGGCAAGGTGGCAGAAGAG GCAATATCTCAAGTGCGCACCGTTTACTCATTTGTAGGAGAAGAGAAAGCAGTTGGCACATACTCTAAGTCACTTGACAAAGCTCTTAAGATGGGGAAGAAGAGTGGTTTTGCAAAAGGAATTGGTGTTGGTTTTACGTATGGCCTATTGTTTTGTGCTTGGGCATTGCTTCTATGGTATTCTAGCATACTTGTGAGGCATCACAAGACAAATGGAGGGAAAGCATTTACAACTATCATCAATGTCATCTTTAGTGGATT tgCGCTTGGCCAAGCTGCTCCAAGCCTTGGTTCCATTGCTAAAGGGCGTGCTGCCGCAGCGAATATCATGAACATGATTGCGTCTGCTTCGGACGTGGCAAAAAGGTTGGATGACGGCACTGTTCTGCAACAAGTGGAAGGGAAAATTGAATTCTCTGAGGTCTGCTTTGCTTACCCTTCAAGGTCCAATATGGTCTTTGAAAATTTGAGCTTCTTAGTCAGTGCTGGGAAGACTATAGCAGTTGTTGGTCCTAGTGGTTCAGGAAAGAGCACAATCATTTCCATGATTCAACGATTTTATGATCCTACTTCAG GTAAGATCCTGTTGGATGGATATGACTTAAAGAATCTTCAATTGAAATGGTTGAGAGAACAGATGGGACTGGTAAGTCAAGAACCAGCACTATTTGCCACAACAATAGCTGGCAACATTTTATTTGGAAAAGAAGGTGCTGACATGGATCAGATCATACAAGCTGCCAAGGCTGCAAATGCTCATTCCTTCATTGAAGGATTACCTGATGGTTATAATACTCAG GTTGGAGAAGGTGGCACCCAACTTTCTGGAGGACAGAAGCAGAGAATTGCTATAGCTAGAGCAGTTCTCAGAAACCCAAAAATATTGCTTTTAGATGAAGCCACCAGTGCTTTAGATGCTGAATCAGAACTCATAGTGCAGCAGGCATTGGAAAAAATAATGTCAAACCGGACAACAATAATTGTTGCGCATAGATTATCTACCATACGCGATGTAGATACAATTATTGTGTTGAAGAATGGTCAAGTTGCTGAGAGTGGTACTCATTCAGAACTGATGCTGAAAAATGGGGATTATGTGAGTCTGGTGAGCATCCAGGAATCACAGAATTTCACACACTCTAGCTCAATATCACGCTCTGGAAGTTCAAGGAACTCCAGCTTTAGAGAACCTTTTGACAGTAGGAACTATCAAGATGTGAACACAGAAAGAGAGCTTCAGTCAAGTGATCAAGGCATGCCATTGAATGCGGCTTCTGTTCCGTCCATTTTGGACTTACTGAGACTGAATGCTCCAGAGTGGCCTTATGCAGCACTTGGTTCCATTGGTGCCATTCTGGCTGGAATGGAGGCTCCTCTCTTTGCCCTTGGAATCACACATATTCTGACTGTATTTTACTCTGGTTCTAAAATCAAGCAAGAAGTTGATCGGATAGCGATAGCATTTGTCGGATTGGCTGTTATAACTATACCTATTTACCTATTGCAACATTACTTTTATACTCTGATGGGAGAGCGCCTCACCGCCCGTGTGCGCTTATTAATGTTCTCAG CTATCCTTACAAATGAGATCGCATGGTTCGACATGGATGAGAACAACACTGGTTCAATAACAGCCATGCTAGCTGCAGATGCAACATTAGTAAGAAGTGCTCTAGCTGACAGAATCTCTACCATTGTGCAAAATGTAGCTCTCACCGCAACAGCATTTGCCATTGCCTTCACACTCAGTTGGAAACTCACTTGTGTGGTTGTAGCATGCCTCCCCCTACTCATAGGGGCTTCTATCACAGAG CAACTGTTTCTCAAGGGATTTGGAGGAGACTATAGTCATGCATACTCTAGAGCAATTTCTTTGGCAAGGGAAGCTATTGCCAACATACTTACCGTGGCTGCTTTTGGAGCAGAAGATCGTATCTCAATTCAGTTTTCCTGTGAGTTGAACAAGCCCAACAAGCAAGCACTTTTAAGAGGCCACATATCAGGTATCGGCTATGGTGTTACACAGCTGTTTGCTTTCTGTTCCTATGCGCTTGGACTTTGGTATGCATCCCTTTTAATCAAGCAGAAGGACTCAAATTTCGGAGATGTCATGAAATCTTTCATGATCTTGATCATCACTGCTCTGGCAATAGCAGAAACACTAGCTCTTACCCCAGACATCGTGAAGGGATCGCAAGCGTTAGGATCAGTTTTCAGCATTCTCCAAAGGAAAACAGCAATAAGCCCCGACAACCCCAACTCCAAGATGGTAACGGATATCAAAGGAGATATAGAGTTTAGAAATGTGTGCTTCAACTATCCAATGAGACCTGATATCCCCATATTTCAGAACTTAAATCTCAAAGTCTCCGCAGGAAAGAGTCTTGCAGTAGTAGGACAAAGTGGTTCGGGGAAGAGTACTGTGATTTCTCTGGTAATGAGATTTTATGACCCCATTTCTGGGTCTGTTCTAATCGATGAATCCGATATCAGAAGCCTAAACTTGAGATCCTTAAGGCTGAGAATAGGATTGGTTCAGCAAGAGCCAGCTTTGTTTTCGACTACACTTTACGAAAACATCAAGTATGGAACTGAGGAGGCATCAGAGATAGAGGTAATGAAAGCAGCAAGAGCAGCTAATGCTCATGAATTCATTAGTAGAATGCCAGATGGGTACAGAACTCAAGTTGGTGAAAGAGGGGTGCAGTTATCAGGAGGACAGAAACAAAGAGTGGCTATTGCTAGAGCTATTCTGAAGAATCCATCCATTCTTCTATTGGATGAGGCGACAAGTGCGCTTGACACGGTGTCAGAGAGGCTTGTCCAAGAGGCTCTTGATAAACTTATGGAAGGAAGAACTACAATTTTGGTAGCTCACAGGTTGTCAACTGTTAGAGATGCAAACAACATTGCAGTGCTACAAAATGGGAGGGTTGCTGAAATGGGGAGCCATCAGAGGCTGATTTCAAAACCAGGAAGCATCTACAAGCAATTGGTTAGTCTACAGCAAGAGAAGCATGGCCAAGGCCATTAA